In one Halorubrum sp. CBA1229 genomic region, the following are encoded:
- a CDS encoding UPF0175 family protein, with translation MSSIDLPSDVLDAIAAPPEDREPIVRQELAVSLYREGYLSFGKARELAGLSKAAFHRLLDDRKIQRHYTEADFALDVEYAQE, from the coding sequence ATGAGTAGTATCGATCTCCCATCCGACGTGCTAGATGCGATTGCGGCACCGCCGGAGGATCGAGAACCGATCGTCCGGCAGGAGCTCGCAGTGTCACTGTACCGGGAAGGATATCTCTCGTTCGGGAAGGCACGAGAGCTAGCCGGTCTCTCGAAGGCGGCGTTCCACCGGCTGCTCGATGACCGCAAGATCCAGCGCCACTACACGGAGGCGGACTTCGCACTCGACGTTGAGTACGCGCAGGAATGA
- a CDS encoding RNA-guided endonuclease TnpB family protein, whose protein sequence is MRRTNTFAVRPLSDDDKQLLLDLLDASASLWNELNYERRQQFFDGESVWDTDDYRKQYVDVLGSATAQQIIRKNKSAWQSFFAVHQNGEDTAPPGYWGNEDDGRELRTYIRNDQYTLETGERSRVEIPVGHALKDEYGLGYHDRLRLEVCGAPKWDGEQGRLEIQYDETDDTFRAFQPVTIPNSRQDSLLASEEAALDVGANNLVACTTTTGQQYLYEGRDLFDRFRETTAEIARLQSKLREGRNSSQRIRRLYRTRTRRRDHAQDALVRDLMERLYAEGVATVYVGDLTDVLSTHWCADVNAKTHQFWAFRAFIKRLSHTAEEYGITVEVRSEADTTRTCPACGEQDDTDRDGDVFRCPCGHEGHADLCASRTFLERQAGEPVGSMARPVRLKWDDHNWSEIPHSPERASPNEKRTNQSTGDGKLASVGAE, encoded by the coding sequence GTGAGGCGAACCAACACGTTCGCAGTACGCCCGCTGTCAGATGATGATAAGCAGCTTCTGTTGGACCTGTTGGACGCCTCTGCGAGTCTGTGGAACGAGTTGAACTACGAGCGCCGCCAGCAATTTTTTGACGGCGAATCAGTGTGGGATACCGACGACTACCGGAAACAGTACGTCGATGTTCTCGGCTCTGCCACCGCACAGCAAATCATTCGGAAGAACAAGTCAGCGTGGCAGTCGTTTTTCGCCGTCCACCAGAACGGCGAGGATACTGCCCCGCCGGGCTACTGGGGCAACGAGGATGATGGCCGCGAGCTACGCACGTACATCCGTAACGACCAATACACGCTGGAAACTGGCGAACGGTCACGAGTTGAGATACCAGTCGGCCACGCCCTGAAAGACGAGTATGGTTTGGGCTATCACGACCGCCTGCGCCTCGAAGTGTGTGGCGCTCCCAAATGGGACGGCGAACAGGGCCGCTTGGAGATACAGTACGATGAGACAGACGACACGTTCAGGGCTTTCCAGCCTGTCACTATACCCAATTCTCGACAGGATTCACTATTGGCTTCGGAAGAAGCCGCGCTGGACGTAGGCGCGAACAATCTCGTCGCCTGTACCACCACGACCGGCCAGCAGTACCTCTACGAAGGGCGCGACCTGTTCGACCGCTTCCGCGAGACGACCGCGGAAATCGCCCGTCTCCAGTCCAAACTCCGCGAGGGGCGGAACAGCAGTCAGCGGATTCGGCGGCTGTATCGCACACGGACGCGACGGCGCGACCATGCACAGGACGCGCTGGTTCGAGACCTGATGGAACGGCTCTACGCCGAAGGAGTCGCCACGGTGTATGTGGGCGACCTCACGGACGTTCTTTCGACGCATTGGTGTGCCGATGTGAACGCAAAGACTCACCAATTCTGGGCGTTCCGGGCGTTCATCAAGCGGCTGTCGCACACCGCCGAGGAATACGGTATCACCGTCGAGGTACGGTCAGAAGCCGACACAACCCGAACCTGCCCGGCGTGTGGCGAGCAGGACGATACCGACCGCGACGGCGACGTGTTCCGGTGTCCGTGCGGTCACGAAGGTCACGCCGATCTGTGCGCGTCTCGCACGTTCCTCGAACGACAGGCTGGCGAACCCGTTGGGTCGATGGCTCGGCCCGTGCGTCTCAAGTGGGACGACCACAACTGGTCGGAGATACCACACTCTCCCGAGAGGGCAAGTCCCAACGAGAAGCGCACAAACCAGAGTACCGGCGACGGGAAACTTGCCTCCGTGGGTGCGGAATAG
- a CDS encoding Rrf2 family transcriptional regulator yields the protein MSADDPPETFADVNEAVGEEWEADTTPYERIRHVIAHTYTPVSVAAVADDARTAPKTARKHLNTLADEGFVETTPGEHGATLYQRSSKSLVVEQAADILAQVSTDELVTRIGELREQLAAYQSTYGVDSPEELTVSETNQTLSESRAPQQEIDPETLRDWQTLRRNLAFANAALAVGHAEQFVDDDRRTTDESLPA from the coding sequence ATGAGCGCTGACGACCCGCCCGAGACGTTTGCCGACGTTAATGAGGCCGTCGGCGAGGAGTGGGAAGCGGACACAACCCCCTACGAGCGCATTCGACACGTGATTGCGCATACGTACACGCCCGTCTCAGTTGCTGCCGTCGCCGACGATGCACGCACGGCTCCGAAGACGGCTCGCAAACACTTGAACACACTCGCTGATGAGGGATTCGTCGAGACGACACCTGGCGAGCACGGAGCGACGCTGTATCAGCGGTCATCGAAATCGCTTGTTGTCGAGCAGGCCGCTGATATCCTCGCACAGGTCTCGACCGATGAACTGGTGACACGAATTGGGGAGTTACGCGAGCAACTGGCTGCGTATCAGTCCACGTACGGCGTTGACTCCCCCGAAGAACTGACCGTCTCAGAGACGAATCAGACGCTCTCGGAGTCCAGGGCCCCACAACAGGAGATCGACCCAGAGACGCTCCGTGACTGGCAAACCCTCCGCCGGAACCTTGCGTTCGCCAACGCGGCCCTCGCAGTCGGTCACGCCGAGCAGTTCGTCGACGACGACCGTCGCACCACGGATGAGAGCCTTCCTGCGTGA